The following proteins are co-located in the Cognatiyoonia koreensis genome:
- a CDS encoding 5-oxoprolinase subunit B family protein, with amino-acid sequence MDPQFTPIADHALLVSFAQDISDTAHAHVVALDKAIGADIPTGVIETVPALVNLLVSFDPVQTDHVTVQGHVRIRLKGLETKASAGVQRNVQVCYEPPFAPDLDAVASATGLTTEAVINAHLAGDFQVLMYGFAPGYAYLSGVQKQIQVPRKPKPVRDVPAGSVIIAGAQCLITTLTMPTGWSIIGGSPTPIFTGDPEHPFLFDVGDRVAFERIDTATYDRLDRDRDDG; translated from the coding sequence ATGGACCCCCAGTTCACGCCCATCGCCGATCACGCGCTGCTGGTCAGTTTCGCGCAGGACATTTCTGACACGGCACATGCCCATGTCGTTGCGCTGGACAAGGCGATCGGTGCTGACATCCCCACCGGTGTGATCGAGACGGTGCCGGCGCTGGTCAACCTTCTGGTGTCGTTCGACCCGGTACAAACGGACCATGTGACCGTGCAAGGGCACGTCCGCATCCGCCTGAAAGGGTTGGAGACAAAAGCGTCGGCAGGCGTCCAGCGCAATGTGCAGGTCTGTTATGAGCCCCCTTTTGCGCCCGATCTGGACGCTGTTGCATCGGCAACCGGCCTGACGACCGAGGCGGTGATCAACGCCCATCTTGCCGGAGATTTTCAGGTTCTGATGTACGGGTTTGCGCCCGGTTATGCCTATCTTTCGGGCGTGCAAAAGCAGATCCAGGTGCCGCGCAAGCCAAAGCCCGTGCGCGATGTTCCGGCAGGCAGCGTCATTATTGCAGGGGCACAATGCCTGATCACGACCCTGACTATGCCGACAGGCTGGTCGATTATCGGCGGCTCACCAACCCCGATCTTTACCGGCGACCCTGAACATCCGTTTCTGTTCGATGTCGGGGATCGCGTCGCTTTCGAGCGGATCGACACCGCGACATACGACCGTCTGGATCGGGATCGCGATGATGGGTGA
- a CDS encoding LamB/YcsF family protein, whose protein sequence is MRIDLNSDLGEGFGPWSMGDDAEMLSIVSSANIACGGHAGDPETMFRTLSLAKENGVTVGAHPGYNDREGFGRRVIPMSPAEIGRMCAAQIGALMGIAAQVGVPVTYVKPHGALGNLAARDAEVAAAIVAAVQTIDPELAILAISGTQSEQAARAANAPVFSEIFADRGYLSSGQLVPRDQDGAMIHDAGQATARLLSFLETGLMPVIDGPPIKLAAQSICVHGDSPGAVAMAREVRNRLTAQGVQITGFTKA, encoded by the coding sequence ATGCGTATCGATCTCAACTCTGATCTTGGTGAAGGCTTCGGGCCCTGGTCGATGGGTGATGATGCTGAAATGCTGTCGATTGTAAGCTCTGCCAACATCGCCTGTGGCGGGCACGCAGGTGATCCGGAAACGATGTTCCGCACGCTTTCACTTGCGAAAGAGAACGGCGTCACCGTGGGGGCGCATCCCGGATACAACGACCGTGAAGGGTTCGGACGGCGTGTCATCCCCATGTCGCCCGCGGAGATCGGGCGGATGTGTGCCGCCCAGATTGGTGCGCTGATGGGGATTGCCGCGCAGGTCGGCGTACCCGTAACCTATGTCAAACCGCACGGCGCGCTTGGCAACCTTGCCGCCCGCGACGCAGAGGTCGCTGCGGCCATCGTCGCAGCCGTCCAGACGATTGATCCCGAACTTGCGATCCTTGCGATTTCGGGCACGCAAAGTGAACAGGCCGCCCGCGCGGCCAACGCCCCGGTCTTTTCCGAAATCTTCGCCGATCGCGGGTATCTGTCATCGGGTCAACTTGTCCCGCGCGATCAGGACGGCGCGATGATCCACGATGCCGGGCAAGCGACCGCGCGGCTGCTGTCCTTTCTTGAAACCGGTCTGATGCCGGTCATTGACGGACCTCCGATCAAGCTTGCGGCGCAATCCATCTGCGTGCACGGCGATTCCCCCGGCGCTGTCGCCATGGCGCGCGAGGTCCGCAACCGGCTGACGGCACAGGGCGTGCAGATCACCGGATTTACGAAGGCCTGA
- a CDS encoding TRAP transporter large permease, translated as MIGYVSIGLLGLLALSIPVGIVLFLLGFGIDTFFSSFPLTRGLGNMVWSSSNSATLIAIPFFVLLGEILVRSGVATRTYAALDRWVSWLPGGLVHANIATATMFSATSGSSVATAATVATVAMPQAEKLGYDPKLFSGAIAAGGTLGIMIPPSINLIVYGFLTQSSIPQLFLAGLIPGIALAVAFMVVTALICLIRPDLGGVRRTFPFAQMIRALIDLIPILILFGLIVGSIYRGWATPTEAAAVGVAGAFAIALAFGGVSWDMLTQSLTGTVKITSMIMLIVIGASFLNFTLASAGLGRELTTFMEGLGLSPLGFILVVVVLYIVLGFFIETLSLMVVTIPIIVPMVLVQGYDVIWFGILMIVLIEMALITPPVGLNLYVVQGARKSGTLNEVMLGALPYCLTMLAMAFLLIAFPGIALFLPNFLQ; from the coding sequence ATGATCGGATATGTCTCAATCGGGCTTCTTGGCCTGCTGGCCCTGTCCATTCCCGTCGGCATCGTGTTGTTTCTGCTGGGCTTTGGGATTGATACGTTCTTTTCCAGCTTTCCACTGACGCGCGGCCTTGGAAATATGGTCTGGTCGTCATCGAATTCGGCGACGCTGATCGCAATTCCGTTCTTTGTCTTGCTGGGCGAAATTCTGGTGCGCAGCGGCGTGGCAACACGCACCTATGCAGCCCTTGACCGGTGGGTGTCCTGGCTGCCCGGCGGGTTGGTTCATGCCAATATCGCCACAGCCACCATGTTTTCCGCAACCTCTGGATCATCGGTGGCGACAGCGGCGACGGTCGCCACGGTCGCCATGCCACAAGCGGAAAAGCTGGGCTATGATCCCAAGCTGTTTTCGGGTGCGATTGCCGCTGGCGGGACGCTGGGCATCATGATCCCCCCGTCGATCAATCTGATCGTCTACGGGTTCCTGACACAGTCGTCGATCCCGCAGCTGTTTTTGGCCGGTCTAATACCCGGCATCGCCCTGGCCGTCGCCTTTATGGTGGTCACAGCCCTTATCTGCCTGATCCGCCCGGATCTGGGGGGCGTTCGCCGGACCTTTCCTTTCGCCCAGATGATCCGGGCCTTGATTGATCTGATACCAATCCTGATCCTGTTCGGCCTGATCGTCGGGTCGATCTATCGCGGCTGGGCCACGCCAACCGAAGCTGCAGCCGTCGGCGTTGCGGGCGCTTTCGCCATCGCCCTCGCCTTTGGTGGTGTGTCCTGGGACATGCTGACTCAAAGCCTGACGGGCACGGTCAAAATTACCTCAATGATCATGCTGATCGTGATCGGGGCCTCGTTTCTGAATTTCACACTGGCGTCGGCGGGGTTGGGGCGCGAACTGACGACCTTTATGGAAGGGCTCGGCCTGTCGCCCCTTGGCTTTATCCTTGTGGTTGTCGTGCTTTACATTGTGCTTGGATTCTTCATCGAAACGCTGTCGCTGATGGTTGTCACGATCCCGATCATCGTGCCGATGGTTCTGGTGCAGGGCTATGACGTGATCTGGTTCGGCATCCTGATGATCGTGCTGATCGAAATGGCGCTGATCACTCCGCCCGTGGGTCTGAACCTTTATGTCGTGCAAGGCGCGCGCAAGTCGGGGACATTGAACGAGGTCATGCTGGGCGCGCTGCCCTACTGCCTGACCATGCTGGCCATGGCGTTCCTGCTGATCGCCTTTCCCGGCATCGCGCTTTTTCTACCGAACTTCCTGCAATAG
- a CDS encoding TRAP transporter small permease subunit, whose protein sequence is MERKMIDSLRAINKGVALVVGFGLLLCAAFVLTDIIMRQIGTSLGGTEEIAGYAMALATSWGMSYTLLELGHVRIDLLRSRFQSFARALFDVFSMIVMSGVIITIAIKAWPVLERSLANGSRANTPLETPLAWVQLPWFAGWVWFALMSTLTTLAALSLLLKRRHEETEAIVGAFAEQETLQ, encoded by the coding sequence ATGGAACGCAAGATGATAGACAGCCTGCGGGCAATCAACAAAGGGGTAGCGCTGGTCGTCGGTTTCGGCCTGCTGCTGTGCGCAGCCTTTGTTCTGACGGATATCATCATGCGCCAGATTGGTACGTCCCTTGGCGGCACGGAAGAGATCGCAGGCTATGCCATGGCGCTCGCGACCTCGTGGGGGATGTCCTACACGTTGCTGGAACTGGGCCACGTGCGGATTGACCTGCTACGATCCAGATTCCAAAGCTTTGCGCGCGCCTTGTTCGACGTCTTCTCGATGATCGTCATGTCTGGTGTGATCATCACCATCGCGATCAAGGCATGGCCCGTTCTTGAACGGTCCCTGGCCAACGGGTCGCGGGCCAACACGCCGCTGGAAACGCCGCTGGCCTGGGTGCAGTTGCCATGGTTCGCAGGCTGGGTCTGGTTTGCGCTCATGTCGACCCTCACAACGCTCGCGGCGCTTAGCCTTTTGCTGAAGCGACGTCATGAAGAAACCGAAGCCATCGTCGGTGCCTTTGCCGAGCAGGAGACACTGCAATGA
- a CDS encoding TRAP transporter substrate-binding protein, whose translation MKHTLAILAASTALAAPAFAENLSVVGSWSSLPLHNDYEAPFWSTTLPEASGGDITVELTTHNQMSLGLGDIYPLLGQGVYDVAMTVADYAVADAPELEGLDVPLIALSADEARAMVDAARPMVADIYRDRFNSHVLAIAPYPPQVVFCNHEITNLADLEGLKVRASGRMTAKLLEALGAEGVNVSFAEVPGALQNGVVDCAVTGAGSGYSAGWWEVSTHLLPIPLGGWDSVVTAINLDKWNGLSAESQDLITSEIKRSFEDPAWASAQDALVNDIACLTGNGECPSGEARSMTLVEVSDADFERARDILTSEVLPEWAERAGGDWAARWNDSVGKVVGVTIN comes from the coding sequence ATGAAACATACACTTGCCATCCTAGCCGCCAGCACAGCGCTTGCCGCGCCGGCGTTCGCTGAAAACCTATCCGTCGTCGGCAGCTGGTCCAGCCTGCCGCTGCACAACGACTACGAAGCGCCGTTCTGGAGCACGACCCTTCCCGAGGCGTCCGGTGGCGACATCACCGTCGAGCTGACCACGCACAACCAGATGAGCCTTGGTCTGGGCGACATTTATCCGCTGCTGGGACAGGGTGTGTACGATGTGGCCATGACCGTTGCGGATTACGCGGTTGCCGATGCGCCAGAGCTTGAAGGGCTGGACGTGCCGCTGATCGCGCTGTCGGCTGACGAAGCCCGTGCCATGGTCGACGCGGCCCGCCCGATGGTTGCAGACATCTATCGCGACCGCTTCAATTCGCATGTTTTGGCCATTGCGCCCTATCCACCGCAGGTCGTCTTTTGTAACCACGAGATCACGAATCTTGCCGACCTTGAAGGTCTCAAAGTCCGTGCCTCTGGCCGCATGACAGCGAAACTGCTTGAGGCGCTGGGTGCAGAAGGCGTCAACGTCTCTTTCGCCGAGGTGCCGGGCGCATTGCAGAACGGTGTCGTGGATTGCGCCGTGACAGGTGCCGGTTCGGGCTACAGTGCTGGTTGGTGGGAAGTGTCCACTCATTTGCTGCCGATACCGCTTGGTGGCTGGGATTCGGTTGTTACGGCGATCAATCTGGACAAGTGGAACGGGCTGAGTGCGGAATCTCAGGATTTGATCACAAGCGAGATCAAAAGAAGCTTTGAAGACCCGGCTTGGGCAAGTGCGCAGGACGCGCTGGTCAATGATATCGCCTGTCTGACCGGCAACGGCGAATGCCCGTCGGGCGAAGCACGTTCGATGACGCTGGTTGAAGTCAGTGACGCAGACTTTGAACGTGCCCGCGACATCCTGACCAGCGAAGTGCTTCCTGAATGGGCAGAGCGCGCAGGCGGTGACTGGGCTGCACGCTGGAACGACAGCGTCGGCAAAGTTGTCGGTGTCACGATCAATTAA
- a CDS encoding putative hydro-lyase: MTPTEIQHSDLVGTSAEAVRAAIRTASYTGHTAGLAAGKLQCNLAILPEKYALDFLRFCQRNPKPCPIVGVGDSGDPTLPTLGRDIDIRTDVPKYRVFRNGTLREEVTDITDVWTDDLVTVALGCSFTFENALLRNGIPVRHVESGLNVPMFRTNIDLVPAGRFGGQMVVTMRPIPEAQVEQAREISRRFPQAHGAPIAAGDPADIGITDLARPDWGDPVEMKSGEVPVYWACGVTPQNVLLDAGLPICITHSPGHMLISDVAEDAETTILTKT, encoded by the coding sequence ATGACGCCAACAGAAATCCAGCACTCCGATCTGGTCGGCACGTCTGCAGAGGCAGTCAGGGCGGCCATTCGGACCGCATCCTACACGGGTCATACGGCAGGCCTTGCCGCCGGAAAGCTGCAGTGCAATCTTGCGATCCTCCCCGAAAAATACGCGCTAGATTTCCTGCGCTTTTGCCAGCGCAATCCCAAGCCCTGTCCGATTGTCGGTGTTGGAGACAGCGGCGATCCTACCCTGCCGACGCTGGGCCGTGATATCGACATCCGGACAGATGTTCCCAAGTACCGGGTGTTTCGCAATGGCACCCTGCGCGAAGAGGTTACGGATATCACCGATGTCTGGACCGACGATCTTGTGACAGTCGCGCTTGGCTGTTCCTTCACATTCGAGAATGCGCTTTTGCGCAACGGTATTCCCGTCCGGCATGTGGAATCGGGACTGAATGTGCCGATGTTCCGGACCAACATCGATCTGGTCCCTGCGGGGCGGTTTGGGGGTCAGATGGTCGTGACCATGCGACCGATCCCCGAAGCGCAAGTCGAACAGGCCCGCGAGATCAGCCGCCGTTTTCCGCAGGCCCACGGTGCCCCTATTGCGGCAGGCGATCCTGCAGACATCGGGATCACCGATCTGGCGCGTCCGGACTGGGGCGATCCGGTCGAGATGAAATCCGGTGAAGTGCCTGTCTATTGGGCCTGTGGTGTCACGCCCCAGAACGTCCTGCTGGATGCAGGCTTGCCGATCTGCATCACCCATTCACCCGGTCACATGCTGATCAGCGATGTGGCGGAAGACGCTGAAACAACAATTCTGACAAAGACCTAA
- a CDS encoding LysR family transcriptional regulator, with the protein MTFDQIKTFLWVARLGGFRKAADRLNLSQPAVSTRIANLEQELRVSLFARGPGELVLTKHGTLLLSYAEQMLFVEEEIKQRVANPSEAEGLFRVGASETIAQAWLPDFLMAFSAQYPRVNVDLTVDISLNLRAELLERKLDLALLMGPVSEFTVENVVLPSFDLHWYRSTENAQTDLSKIPVISYSSKTRPYRELMSELSRRIGPKLRVYSSASLSASLKMIAAGIAVGPYPRALANDFLEAGQIVEFDPGFRPQPLSFTASYLSEPRSFLVENSADIAREVAEAWTKTHPM; encoded by the coding sequence ATGACATTCGATCAGATCAAAACCTTCCTCTGGGTCGCGCGGCTTGGTGGATTTCGCAAGGCAGCTGACCGGCTTAATCTTTCGCAGCCGGCCGTGTCGACCCGGATCGCCAATCTGGAACAGGAGTTGCGCGTGTCGCTGTTTGCGCGTGGGCCGGGCGAACTGGTCCTGACCAAACACGGCACGCTCTTGCTGTCATATGCAGAGCAGATGCTGTTTGTGGAAGAAGAGATCAAGCAGCGCGTCGCAAACCCGTCAGAAGCAGAAGGGCTCTTTCGCGTTGGGGCCTCTGAGACGATCGCGCAAGCATGGTTGCCGGATTTTCTTATGGCGTTCAGCGCGCAATATCCCCGCGTGAATGTAGATCTGACTGTCGATATCTCGCTGAACCTGCGCGCAGAGTTGCTGGAACGCAAACTTGATCTGGCGCTTTTGATGGGGCCTGTGTCCGAGTTTACGGTCGAGAACGTCGTTCTGCCGTCATTTGATCTGCACTGGTATCGGTCCACTGAAAACGCGCAGACGGATCTGAGCAAGATACCCGTTATTTCCTATTCGAGTAAGACCCGCCCCTACCGAGAGCTGATGTCAGAACTGTCGCGCAGGATCGGGCCGAAGCTGCGTGTCTATTCCTCGGCGTCCTTGTCGGCGAGTCTGAAGATGATCGCCGCGGGAATCGCCGTCGGCCCTTACCCTCGCGCCTTGGCCAATGATTTCCTGGAGGCCGGTCAAATCGTGGAATTTGATCCAGGTTTCCGGCCGCAGCCCCTGTCATTCACGGCGTCTTACCTGTCCGAACCGCGCAGTTTTCTTGTTGAAAACAGTGCGGATATCGCTCGCGAGGTGGCCGAGGCTTGGACAAAGACACATCCAATGTGA
- a CDS encoding threonine ammonia-lyase yields MILTLATIQQTHDKIRHATMLTPTVYAARLSKQLGIDLYLKLENLQHTNAFKARGALAKLLTLTEAERAAGVIACSAGNHAQGVAYHAERLGIKATIVMPEGTPFNKIKRTEDFGAHVVLHGKGFDDGVQFTHDMAADQGLTIIHPFDDPVVAAGQGTVAIEMLEQQPDLDVIVVPIGGGGLIAGMSVAAKAIKPCVVVIGAQAETFDAVKAAVEGHAPHFGGPTLAEGIAVKAPSKANIEIVKAHVDQIHTASEAEIEDAVFDLLSSEKLVVEGAPGAGLAVIKNNLAALKGKKVGLVICGGNIDSRLLSTLILRGLVRDGRITRLTFEIDDTPGQLSTISRIIGDAGANVVEVIHQRMMQTVALKQAELEVVIEARDVAHTKDIVGKLRAEGFRVRTDNGL; encoded by the coding sequence ATGATACTGACCCTCGCCACCATCCAGCAAACGCATGACAAGATACGCCATGCAACGATGCTGACGCCGACGGTCTACGCAGCGCGGCTGTCAAAGCAGCTTGGGATCGACCTTTACCTAAAGCTTGAAAATCTCCAGCATACCAATGCCTTCAAGGCGCGTGGGGCACTTGCAAAACTGCTGACCCTGACCGAAGCGGAACGCGCGGCCGGTGTCATCGCCTGCAGCGCGGGCAATCACGCACAAGGTGTCGCCTATCACGCCGAACGCCTTGGAATCAAAGCCACAATCGTCATGCCCGAAGGCACGCCGTTCAACAAGATCAAGCGGACAGAAGACTTTGGTGCCCATGTCGTCCTGCATGGCAAAGGCTTTGATGACGGCGTGCAGTTTACCCACGACATGGCCGCCGATCAGGGGCTGACGATCATCCATCCGTTCGACGATCCCGTCGTCGCGGCAGGGCAGGGGACCGTTGCGATCGAGATGCTGGAACAGCAGCCCGACCTTGATGTGATTGTCGTGCCCATCGGTGGTGGTGGTCTGATAGCAGGCATGTCCGTGGCCGCGAAAGCCATCAAGCCATGCGTCGTCGTGATCGGCGCGCAGGCCGAGACCTTTGATGCGGTCAAAGCGGCCGTCGAAGGCCACGCGCCGCACTTCGGCGGGCCGACTTTGGCCGAGGGCATCGCGGTCAAGGCCCCGTCAAAAGCCAACATAGAGATCGTAAAAGCGCATGTAGATCAGATACATACCGCATCCGAGGCAGAGATCGAGGATGCTGTGTTCGATCTGCTTTCAAGCGAGAAACTGGTCGTGGAAGGTGCCCCCGGCGCGGGGCTGGCGGTCATCAAGAACAATCTTGCCGCGCTAAAAGGGAAGAAGGTCGGGCTTGTGATTTGTGGTGGCAACATCGACTCGCGCTTGCTGTCAACGCTGATCCTTCGTGGCCTTGTCCGAGACGGGCGCATCACCCGTTTGACGTTTGAAATTGACGATACGCCAGGGCAGCTATCGACCATCAGCCGGATCATCGGCGACGCCGGTGCCAATGTCGTCGAGGTAATCCACCAGCGGATGATGCAGACCGTTGCCTTGAAGCAGGCGGAACTGGAAGTCGTGATCGAAGCGCGCGATGTCGCGCATACAAAGGACATCGTCGGCAAGTTGCGGGCCGAAGGTTTCCGTGTACGCACGGATAACGGACTCTAG
- the rplO gene encoding 50S ribosomal protein L15, with translation MKLNELHDNPGATKPRKRVGRGPGSGTGKMGGRGIKGQKSRSGVAINGYEGGQMPIYQRLPKRGFNKPNRKTFAVINLGLIQKFIDAKKLDAKKDITEEALVASGALRRVKDGVRVLAKGELTSKVNLTVTGASAGAIAAVEKAGGSLTVTAPKADAAAE, from the coding sequence ATGAAACTGAATGAACTTCACGACAATCCCGGTGCGACCAAGCCAAGAAAACGCGTTGGCCGTGGTCCCGGTTCCGGCACCGGTAAAATGGGTGGCCGTGGTATCAAAGGTCAGAAATCACGCTCCGGTGTGGCCATCAACGGCTACGAGGGCGGCCAGATGCCAATCTACCAGCGTCTGCCAAAGCGCGGCTTCAACAAGCCGAACCGCAAGACATTCGCAGTCATCAACCTTGGCCTGATCCAGAAATTCATCGATGCCAAGAAACTGGACGCCAAGAAAGACATCACCGAAGAGGCACTTGTCGCATCCGGTGCGCTGCGTCGCGTCAAGGACGGTGTCCGCGTTCTGGCCAAAGGTGAGCTGACATCCAAGGTGAACCTGACAGTGACCGGCGCATCTGCCGGTGCGATCGCCGCAGTCGAAAAGGCTGGCGGGTCATTGACTGTCACTGCCCCAAAGGCAGACGCCGCGGCTGAGTAA
- the secY gene encoding preprotein translocase subunit SecY, with the protein MAANMSWGAFGKATELRQRIWFTIGLLIVYRLGTYIPVPGIDTEQLRLFMEDAAAGIGGILSMFTGGALSRMGIFALGIMPYISASIIVQLLGAMWEPLKQLKKEGEQGRRKLNQYTRYGTVALATAQAYGLAASLAAGGLATNPDAFFFASCIITIVGGTMFLMWLGEQITARGIGNGISLIIFVGIIAEIPAALAGFLSQGRSGAISPALIVGVIVMVIAVLTFVVFMERSLRKVHIQYPRQQRGMKVYDGSSSHLPIKVNPAGVIPAIFASALLLLPTTISTFSGGSTSPFMSALLAYFGPGQPLYLIFFAAMIIFFTYFYTKEVAFKTDEVAENLKNQNGFVPGIRPGKKTAEYLDYVVTRILVLGSGYLALVALLPEIVRAQAGIPFYFGGTSVLIIVSVGMDTIQQIQSHLLAHQYEGLIEKSQLRGKRGGKKKGPARR; encoded by the coding sequence ATGGCCGCAAACATGAGTTGGGGCGCGTTTGGCAAAGCCACTGAGCTTCGCCAGCGCATCTGGTTCACGATCGGCCTTCTGATCGTTTATCGTCTTGGCACGTATATCCCCGTGCCGGGGATCGACACAGAACAATTGCGTCTGTTCATGGAAGATGCCGCTGCGGGTATTGGTGGCATCCTGTCAATGTTCACTGGTGGTGCCTTGTCCCGTATGGGCATTTTTGCCCTTGGGATCATGCCTTATATCTCGGCTTCGATCATCGTGCAGCTTCTTGGTGCCATGTGGGAGCCGCTGAAACAGCTCAAGAAAGAGGGCGAACAGGGCCGGCGCAAGCTGAACCAATACACCCGCTATGGCACAGTCGCCCTGGCCACGGCGCAGGCCTACGGTCTGGCCGCGAGCCTTGCGGCGGGCGGTCTGGCGACCAACCCTGATGCCTTTTTCTTTGCGTCCTGCATCATCACCATCGTCGGTGGCACCATGTTCCTGATGTGGCTGGGCGAGCAGATCACCGCACGTGGCATCGGCAACGGTATCTCATTGATCATCTTTGTCGGCATCATCGCTGAAATCCCCGCCGCCCTTGCCGGGTTCCTGTCACAGGGCCGGTCCGGCGCGATCAGCCCGGCGCTGATTGTCGGTGTGATCGTCATGGTCATTGCTGTCTTGACCTTCGTCGTCTTCATGGAACGCTCTTTGCGGAAGGTTCACATCCAGTACCCACGCCAGCAGCGCGGCATGAAGGTCTATGACGGATCATCGAGCCACCTGCCGATCAAGGTAAACCCAGCCGGTGTTATTCCTGCGATCTTTGCGTCGGCCCTGTTGTTGCTGCCGACGACGATCAGCACGTTCAGTGGCGGATCGACCAGCCCGTTCATGTCGGCCTTGCTAGCGTACTTTGGCCCCGGTCAGCCGCTTTACCTGATCTTCTTTGCGGCCATGATTATCTTTTTCACGTATTTCTACACCAAGGAAGTGGCGTTCAAGACGGACGAGGTTGCTGAAAACCTCAAGAACCAGAACGGTTTTGTCCCCGGCATCCGCCCTGGCAAGAAGACGGCTGAATACCTTGATTATGTGGTGACACGCATTCTGGTCCTGGGGTCTGGCTATCTTGCGCTTGTCGCCCTGTTGCCGGAAATCGTTCGTGCGCAGGCCGGTATTCCCTTTTATTTCGGCGGAACATCCGTTCTGATTATTGTGTCGGTTGGTATGGATACGATCCAGCAAATCCAGTCGCACCTTCTGGCCCATCAATATGAAGGCCTGATTGAAAAGTCGCAGCTGCGTGGCAAGCGTGGCGGCAAGAAGAAAGGGCCCGCGCGTCGATGA
- a CDS encoding adenylate kinase: MNIILLGPPGAGKGTQARKLVDERDMVQLSTGDMLRAARTSGTEMGKKVAAVMDAGKLVTDEIVIGLIREQLEDTSHAGGFIFDGFPRTLAQADALGALLDDMGHNLDRVIEMQVDDDALVARITARSTCGSCGEVYNDHTKPIPADGKCTNCGASDFQRRADDNEESLKTRLLAYYKQTSPLIGYYYAKGDLKSVDGLASMDDVASSIAKALA, from the coding sequence ATGAACATTATTCTGCTGGGACCGCCGGGGGCGGGTAAAGGAACGCAAGCACGCAAGCTGGTCGACGAACGCGACATGGTACAGCTGTCCACGGGTGATATGCTGCGGGCTGCCCGCACGTCCGGGACCGAGATGGGCAAGAAAGTTGCCGCCGTCATGGACGCTGGCAAGCTGGTCACCGACGAGATCGTCATCGGCCTGATCCGCGAACAGCTTGAAGATACCTCTCATGCAGGTGGTTTCATCTTCGACGGTTTCCCGCGCACGCTTGCACAGGCCGATGCGCTGGGAGCCCTGCTGGATGATATGGGTCACAACCTTGATCGCGTGATCGAGATGCAGGTCGATGATGATGCGCTGGTCGCACGGATCACTGCCCGTTCCACCTGTGGTAGCTGCGGTGAGGTTTACAACGACCACACCAAGCCGATCCCGGCGGACGGCAAATGCACCAACTGCGGTGCATCCGATTTCCAGCGCCGTGCCGATGACAACGAGGAAAGCCTCAAGACCCGTCTTTTGGCCTATTACAAACAGACATCGCCACTGATCGGGTACTACTATGCCAAGGGTGATCTGAAGTCTGTGGACGGCCTGGCCAGCATGGATGACGTTGCGAGCAGCATTGCGAAAGCATTGGCTTAG
- the rpsM gene encoding 30S ribosomal protein S13 has translation MARIAGVNIPTGKRVPIALTYITGIGNAKAEEICDAVGIDRSRRVNDLSDAEVLKVREYIDENLTVEGDLRREVQMNVKRLMDLGCYRGLRHRRNLPVRGQRTSTNARTRKGPAKAIAGKKK, from the coding sequence TTGGCACGTATTGCTGGCGTGAACATTCCCACAGGGAAGCGAGTTCCAATCGCCCTCACCTACATCACCGGAATTGGCAACGCCAAAGCCGAAGAGATTTGCGACGCTGTCGGCATCGACCGCAGCCGTCGCGTGAACGACCTGTCTGACGCGGAAGTGTTGAAGGTTCGTGAATATATCGACGAAAACCTGACTGTCGAAGGCGACCTGCGCCGCGAAGTCCAGATGAACGTCAAGCGTCTGATGGACCTTGGTTGCTACCGTGGCCTGCGCCACCGTCGTAACCTGCCTGTACGCGGTCAGCGGACATCCACAAACGCACGTACCCGCAAAGGCCCTGCAAAGGCCATTGCCGGCAAAAAGAAATAA
- the rpsK gene encoding 30S ribosomal protein S11 has product MARDTRRGGKKKVSKNIAAGVAHVNSSFNNTKILISDVQGNAIAWSSAGTMGFKGSRKSTPYAAQMAAEDAGKKAQEHGVKTLEVEVQGPGSGRESALRALAAVGFNITSIRDVTPMAHNGCRPPKRRRV; this is encoded by the coding sequence ATGGCTCGTGATACACGTCGTGGGGGCAAGAAAAAGGTCTCCAAGAACATCGCTGCCGGGGTTGCACACGTCAATTCCAGCTTCAACAACACAAAGATCCTGATCTCGGACGTGCAGGGCAATGCGATCGCTTGGTCGTCTGCTGGCACAATGGGCTTCAAGGGATCGCGTAAGTCCACACCTTATGCAGCACAGATGGCTGCCGAAGATGCGGGCAAGAAAGCACAGGAACACGGCGTCAAGACGCTGGAAGTCGAAGTGCAGGGTCCGGGTTCCGGTCGTGAGTCCGCGCTGCGTGCGCTGGCTGCTGTCGGGTTCAACATCACATCGATCCGTGACGTGACCCCAATGGCCCACAACGGCTGCCGCCCACCAAAGCGCCGCCGCGTCTAA